A single Rubrivivax gelatinosus IL144 DNA region contains:
- a CDS encoding cytochrome C assembly family protein produces the protein MILSSASPVVSGGLPLFVALLAIAGYVVAALPLAKSGRIWIAALHVGWLAHLAALVLDIGGIGQEVPGARVGFGPVLSLTVWLVMAVHTVENRFMPLPAVRRWLAVCGAVVVVMAALFPGEPHQYHSPLAPLHFALGVGSYSLFGAAVVHAMMLDASERRLRERAGMHQARAGMPLLLLERLTFRFVEAGFSVLTATIALGALTSVGWRWDHKVVFSLMGWAVFAALLVGRHRQGWRGRQATRWVYVGAVLLLLAYAGSRFVFEVLLGRPPA, from the coding sequence ATGATTCTATCGAGTGCCTCTCCCGTGGTGAGCGGCGGCCTGCCGCTGTTCGTCGCGCTGCTGGCGATTGCCGGCTATGTCGTCGCGGCGCTGCCGCTGGCCAAGTCGGGCCGCATCTGGATCGCTGCGCTGCACGTCGGCTGGCTCGCCCACCTCGCGGCGCTGGTGCTCGACATCGGCGGCATCGGCCAGGAAGTGCCCGGCGCGCGTGTCGGTTTCGGTCCGGTGCTGTCGCTGACGGTCTGGCTGGTGATGGCGGTGCACACCGTCGAAAACCGCTTCATGCCCCTGCCGGCGGTGCGGCGCTGGCTGGCCGTCTGCGGTGCGGTCGTCGTCGTGATGGCGGCGCTGTTCCCGGGCGAGCCGCACCAGTACCACTCGCCGCTGGCGCCGCTGCACTTCGCGCTCGGCGTCGGCTCGTACAGCCTGTTCGGCGCCGCGGTGGTGCACGCGATGATGCTCGACGCCAGCGAGCGCCGTCTGCGCGAGCGCGCCGGCATGCACCAGGCGCGCGCCGGCATGCCGCTGCTGCTGCTCGAACGCCTCACCTTCCGCTTCGTCGAAGCCGGTTTCTCGGTGCTGACGGCGACGATCGCGCTGGGCGCGCTGACCTCGGTCGGCTGGCGCTGGGACCACAAGGTCGTGTTCTCGCTGATGGGCTGGGCAGTGTTCGCCGCGCTGCTCGTGGGCCGCCACCGCCAGGGCTGGCGCGGCCGCCAGGCCACGCGCTGGGTCTACGTCGGCGCGGTGCTGCTGCTGCTGGCCTACGCCGGCTCGCGCTTCGTCTTCGAGGTGCTGCTGGGGCGGCCGCCGGCGTGA
- a CDS encoding sensor histidine kinase, whose protein sequence is MEAAPQDRRSGERRRSDRRATPPHAESSWFGHESTFDPSWGVSGNIELDQRLRALWSQRVVGGDDSALARIHRTYAAVRAAFGLALVAAQGAGSLLGARASLPLALICIAYAVQAIALWLLPRFQPLTTPVATPMLRRRQWLATVGVDLVAFGALHLVGSGGPINYSALLVLPVLMAGVMGPRLVALATAAGVALLLLAAASHGAWLEAELAGSLLQSGLAGLGLFVIALLSGELSARLSREEMAARGSLELARQQAQLNRLVIEEMVDGVLVVDGRLRVRAANPAARALLVDAGLSPPAPFGLESRAAWVPLARAVTRALAERDWPEAGRELTLAFEGSAPRTLRLRVRFVRGLVSGDERNGEPLCVLLLEDVRIAQARLQQEKLAAMGRVSAGIAHEIRNPLAAILQANALLLEDELPPAQRRLARIVADNVDRLKRIVDDVMELAPGGQAGAPVPLDANAEVGQAVADWAATVALPLGPSSRLRVELPDAPLGVVFDPEHLRRVLVNLLDNAGRYASQAPAAIRLQLFALSEAEAQLVVASDGPAIAPEVEPYIFEPFFSTRSRGAGLGLYICRELCVRYGASIGYRRREADVGARNEFVVTMKRCALPAADPSLQLNP, encoded by the coding sequence ATGGAGGCTGCGCCGCAGGACCGTCGGTCGGGCGAGCGGCGGCGCAGCGACCGGCGCGCGACGCCGCCGCATGCCGAGTCCTCGTGGTTCGGCCACGAGTCGACCTTCGACCCGAGCTGGGGCGTCAGCGGCAACATCGAACTTGACCAGCGCCTGCGGGCGCTGTGGTCTCAGCGTGTCGTCGGCGGCGACGACAGCGCGCTGGCGCGCATCCACCGCACCTACGCCGCGGTGCGTGCGGCCTTCGGGCTGGCGCTGGTGGCGGCGCAGGGCGCCGGCAGCCTGCTCGGCGCGCGCGCCTCGCTGCCGCTGGCGCTGATCTGCATCGCCTACGCGGTGCAGGCGATCGCGCTGTGGCTGCTGCCGCGTTTCCAGCCGCTGACGACGCCGGTGGCCACGCCGATGCTGCGCCGCCGGCAGTGGCTGGCGACCGTCGGCGTCGACCTCGTGGCCTTCGGCGCCCTGCACCTCGTGGGCAGCGGCGGGCCGATCAACTACTCGGCGCTGCTCGTGCTGCCGGTGCTGATGGCCGGCGTGATGGGGCCGCGTCTGGTGGCGCTGGCCACCGCCGCCGGCGTCGCGCTGTTGCTGCTGGCGGCGGCCTCGCACGGCGCCTGGCTGGAAGCCGAACTCGCTGGCTCGCTGCTGCAGTCCGGCCTGGCCGGCCTGGGGCTGTTCGTCATCGCGCTGCTGTCGGGCGAGCTCTCGGCGCGGCTGTCGCGCGAGGAGATGGCCGCGCGCGGCAGCCTGGAGCTCGCGCGCCAGCAGGCGCAGCTCAACCGCCTTGTCATCGAGGAGATGGTCGACGGCGTGCTCGTCGTCGACGGCCGGCTGCGCGTGCGTGCCGCCAATCCGGCGGCGCGGGCGCTGCTGGTCGACGCCGGCCTCAGCCCGCCGGCGCCGTTCGGCCTGGAGTCGCGGGCCGCCTGGGTGCCGCTGGCGCGCGCCGTGACGCGGGCGCTGGCCGAGCGCGACTGGCCCGAGGCCGGCCGCGAGCTGACGCTGGCCTTCGAAGGCAGTGCGCCACGCACGCTGCGCCTGCGTGTGCGCTTCGTGCGCGGCCTCGTCTCCGGCGACGAGCGCAACGGCGAGCCGCTGTGCGTGCTGCTGCTGGAGGACGTGCGCATCGCCCAGGCCCGGCTGCAGCAGGAGAAGCTGGCGGCGATGGGCCGCGTGTCGGCCGGCATCGCGCACGAGATCCGCAATCCGCTGGCGGCGATCTTGCAGGCCAACGCGCTGCTGCTGGAGGACGAGCTGCCCCCGGCGCAGCGCCGGCTGGCGCGCATCGTCGCCGACAACGTCGACCGCCTGAAGCGCATCGTCGACGACGTGATGGAACTGGCGCCCGGAGGCCAGGCCGGCGCGCCGGTGCCGCTGGACGCCAACGCCGAGGTCGGCCAGGCGGTCGCCGACTGGGCCGCGACGGTGGCGCTGCCGCTGGGGCCGAGCAGCCGGCTGCGCGTCGAGTTGCCGGACGCGCCGCTGGGCGTGGTCTTCGACCCCGAGCACCTGCGCCGCGTGCTGGTCAACCTGCTGGACAACGCCGGCCGCTACGCCAGCCAGGCGCCGGCGGCGATCCGGCTGCAGCTCTTCGCCTTGTCGGAGGCCGAGGCCCAGCTCGTCGTCGCCAGCGACGGCCCGGCGATCGCGCCCGAGGTCGAGCCTTACATCTTCGAGCCGTTCTTCTCGACCCGCAGCCGCGGCGCCGGACTCGGCCTGTATATTTGCCGCGAACTCTGCGTGCGCTACGGCGCCAGCATCGGCTACCGTCGGCGCGAGGCCGACGTCGGCGCCCGCAACGAGTTCGTCGTCACGATGAAGCGCTGTGCGCTGCCGGCCGCCGATCCCTCGCTGCAACTGAATCCGTGA
- a CDS encoding PP0621 family protein has protein sequence MKYLLVFAVVGIVLWLMFGRERRAAPPPKRRRPAAPAAPVEMVACAHCGVHLPADEAVADAAGRRYCGEAHRLAGPR, from the coding sequence GTGAAATACCTGCTCGTCTTTGCCGTCGTCGGCATCGTGCTCTGGCTGATGTTCGGCCGCGAGCGCCGTGCCGCGCCGCCGCCGAAACGCCGCCGTCCGGCCGCGCCCGCGGCGCCGGTCGAGATGGTGGCCTGCGCCCATTGCGGCGTGCACCTGCCGGCCGACGAGGCCGTGGCCGACGCCGCCGGCCGTCGCTACTGCGGCGAGGCGCACCGCCTCGCCGGGCCGCGCTAG
- a CDS encoding sigma-54-dependent transcriptional regulator, translated as MSAPTPPRLLVVDDEPDLRTLYELTLLREGYDVESAETVEEAWAALQSRRFQLLITDMRLPDGTGLDLLRRLEDAGRGEKGIVITAYGSAENAVEALKAGAYDYLTKPVDLRQFRAVVASALGRTPSDGARAARPAEARHALPPRRALDRMVGDSVALQQVRSLVGKVARSMAPVLVHGESGTGKELVARAIHELSPRHAMPFVAVNCGAIPETLLEAEFFGYRRGAFTGAVEDREGFFQAAQGGTLFLDEIGDLPLAMQSKLLRAVQERAVRPLGAPAELAVNVRIVSATHKDLAAEVHAGRFRQDLFYRLNVIEIVVPPLRERLGDLPAIAAAVLERIAGDAGVSPPPVLSAEALAHLSRYAFPGNVRELENLLHRAVTLAGGSVVECRDLGLPEVAFADSAHLDLEMAVPDPGRAAATEVPLPSDLAAYLDQVEREILERALERHRYNRTAAGASLGLSLRQMRYRMARLGIGSGDD; from the coding sequence GTGAGCGCTCCCACGCCGCCCCGATTGCTCGTCGTCGACGACGAGCCCGATCTGCGCACGCTCTACGAGCTGACGCTGCTGCGCGAGGGCTACGACGTCGAGAGCGCGGAGACCGTCGAGGAGGCCTGGGCGGCGCTGCAGTCGCGCCGCTTCCAGCTGCTGATCACCGACATGCGCCTGCCCGACGGCACCGGGCTGGACCTGCTGCGCCGGCTGGAGGACGCCGGCCGCGGCGAGAAGGGCATCGTCATCACCGCCTACGGCTCGGCCGAGAACGCCGTCGAGGCGCTGAAGGCCGGCGCCTACGACTACCTGACCAAGCCGGTGGACCTGCGCCAGTTCCGCGCCGTCGTCGCCTCGGCGCTGGGGCGCACGCCGTCCGACGGCGCCCGCGCGGCGCGGCCGGCCGAGGCGCGCCACGCGCTGCCGCCGCGCCGTGCGCTCGACCGCATGGTCGGCGATTCGGTCGCGCTGCAGCAGGTGCGCAGCCTGGTCGGCAAGGTCGCGCGCAGCATGGCGCCGGTGCTGGTGCACGGCGAGTCGGGCACCGGCAAGGAGCTGGTGGCGCGCGCGATCCACGAGCTCTCGCCGCGCCACGCGATGCCTTTCGTCGCCGTCAACTGCGGCGCGATCCCCGAGACGCTGCTCGAAGCCGAGTTCTTCGGCTACCGGCGCGGCGCCTTCACCGGCGCCGTCGAGGACCGCGAAGGCTTCTTCCAGGCCGCCCAGGGCGGCACGCTGTTCCTCGACGAGATCGGCGACCTGCCGCTGGCGATGCAGAGCAAGCTGCTGCGCGCGGTGCAGGAACGTGCGGTGCGGCCGCTGGGTGCGCCGGCCGAGCTGGCGGTCAACGTGCGCATCGTCAGTGCCACGCACAAGGATCTGGCCGCCGAGGTGCACGCCGGGCGCTTCCGCCAGGACCTGTTCTACCGCCTGAACGTCATCGAGATCGTCGTGCCGCCGCTGCGCGAGCGGCTGGGAGACCTGCCCGCGATCGCCGCCGCGGTGCTCGAACGCATCGCCGGCGACGCCGGCGTGTCGCCGCCGCCGGTGCTGTCGGCCGAGGCGCTGGCGCATCTGTCGCGCTACGCCTTCCCGGGCAACGTGCGCGAGCTGGAGAACCTGCTGCACCGTGCCGTCACGCTGGCCGGCGGCAGCGTCGTCGAGTGCCGCGACCTGGGCCTGCCCGAGGTCGCGTTCGCCGACTCCGCGCACCTCGACCTGGAGATGGCGGTGCCCGACCCGGGGCGCGCCGCCGCCACCGAAGTGCCGCTGCCCAGCGACCTCGCGGCCTACCTCGACCAGGTCGAGCGCGAGATCCTCGAGCGTGCGCTCGAGCGCCACCGCTACAACCGCACCGCCGCCGGCGCCAGCCTCGGGCTGTCGCTGCGCCAGATGCGCTACCGCATGGCGCGGCTGGGCATCGGCAGCGGCGACGACTGA